The sequence below is a genomic window from Oleidesulfovibrio alaskensis DSM 16109.
CATATTCCACCAGCGCATAGAGTACCCCGACGCGAAACAGGGACAACGCGCAGCCTCTCAGGAAGATAAGAGCGAAAAGAAAAAACAGGCCGTTACGCAACAGCCTGAAAAAAGAACCACGCTCATCGCTGTTTCCGACAGGCCTGCCCGTCCCCAGACATCTGCGCGCAGCGGAGAACAGCCATGATTGTCATAACAACACGCACCGGTGCCATGACCGGTTTTCCTCTTTGCCGTCACGACATCAGAATAGCACTGCATAACATGCTTAGCTGTCTTGGACTTTCCGGTGCGCATGTGGAGGTCATTCTGACCGATGACGGGGAAAGCGCACAGCTGAACCGCGAGTTTCTGGGCTGCTACGGCCCGACGAACATACTTTCGTTTCCCGCCGCTGGCCCTGTCGCAGCCCCCCGTCAAGAACCGGACAGCCCCCCTGCATGCCGGAAAGACAGCAGCCACGCCGAGGACGACACAGACCTCGGGGTTCTGGCTCTTTCCACCGGTGCCGTGCACAGGGAAAGCTTTCTTTACGGACAACCACCGCACCGGCACGCCCTGCGCCTGCTTGCTCACGGACTGCTGCACCTTGCAGGTTACGACCATGGCCCGCAGATGGACGACATGACAGAAACACTGATGCAATGCGCAACCGGCAAGGCAGCAGCGGATACGGTCGTTACCGGATTCTGATTCCGAGCCGTCCGCCACTTGTCTGCCGTGCAAACTTTGCAGCCGCTGCCGGCGTCAACGGCAACTGTCCCTGATCCTGCCACCTTCCGCGCTTTGACTGCACTCCGCGGTCTGTACACCGGCAATCCGGCTTCCATCCGGCACCCGCGTGCTGATGCAGTGCAACACGGTGCGGCATGCACAGTCCGTGGCGGCGCCGGGGCTTTCAGGGTGTACGGGCAACTGTAACCGGCGACACCGGCATGCGCTGTGTCACGAACGGCGCAATTCCTCGATGATGCCCTGAAGCGCCGAGGCATTGCCCCGCAGCCCTTCCACAGACCGGGCAGACTCGTCCATGCCTTCCTCGGTCTGTCTGGCTATGCGGCTTATCTCATCCACAGTCTGTATGATGCCTTCGTTTGCTCTGGTGTGTTCTTCGGCAAAGCGGGCTATCTGCTCAATCTGTCCGCCCATGTTCACAGCCAGCCGGGCAATGACGCGCAAGGCCTCGCCCGACTCGGCCACCAGCTGTTCCGTTTCCTCCACGGCACCGGCGGCTGCTTCGGTATGCGCCATGTTTTCATCCGCAGCCTTCTGGATAGTCTGCACACTGCGGCGCACATCATTGGTGGCACTCATGGTCCGTTCTGCGAGTTTGCGCACCTCATCAGCCACCACGGCAAATCCCCGGCCGGCATCACCTGCGCGGGCGGCCTCTATGGCGGCGTTGAGTGCCAGCAGATTAGTCTGGTCTGCTATGTCACGTATGACATCCAGAACTCCTCCGATGGCCTGTGCCTGCTGCCCCAGTTCATGCATGCTTTCGCGCAGAGT
It includes:
- the ybeY gene encoding rRNA maturation RNase YbeY encodes the protein MIVITTRTGAMTGFPLCRHDIRIALHNMLSCLGLSGAHVEVILTDDGESAQLNREFLGCYGPTNILSFPAAGPVAAPRQEPDSPPACRKDSSHAEDDTDLGVLALSTGAVHRESFLYGQPPHRHALRLLAHGLLHLAGYDHGPQMDDMTETLMQCATGKAAADTVVTGF